The following are encoded together in the Bombus affinis isolate iyBomAffi1 chromosome 6, iyBomAffi1.2, whole genome shotgun sequence genome:
- the LOC126917227 gene encoding WD repeat-containing protein 81 isoform X1, whose amino-acid sequence MDVMTKELLVPTKYIKVIDGRICLTIHKNWLTSLVNTGPISFINHERLSEDEIAAYPTLEDLGPDWIRIYVRIYEKQHKYAVPLPRGRNINGNTHSDLTYSQLMHYVAETNYRNLWKECYKKYYSPWNCIEHKEQYNITANVSDIWIMQEVLQKMYGCTLVQIQNGSVVSVLSGTPTEIHCNLLPILFAIETTSAFLTLHEQTAEYSLRECVMYSPAALSMSHGKPLFLIYQLLQLSRDLHDRGLVLGEITLSDILLMDNFTIQVLPKVNDNIYIKPENEHFKVSTSQEIKVKNFNGCKKNLDTISSNSIAQENFKFGINANIEKLCEMWVYNCISNYDYLTALNNLAGRRYGDPSCHHVMPWVTDFTSRCGGNWRDLTKSKFRLNKGDRQLDLTFDSQSTEVGHHVSDVLSEITYYVYLSRRYNKSVLCKYVRSQWVPGEYPASIQRLHDWSPDECIPQFFTDPRVFKSIHEDLPDLEIPGWATSPEDFIERHREALESFHVSERLHHWIDLTFGYKLSGSAAVKSKNVCLQLVDNHTTLTNSGIVQLFTQPHPQKIIPSPYWCKIPPRLRSSFSVNKYKSDQSGNRTSDDEGHSSGFEEEELPTSIINTSRSSPLVLSRLLSRSRGSLLTTEDNAKQDKSTSQTIILPKDYNPVTAILHVETMHAFMNKVSSQVYKPQFELHESSTNYKQIVASGRIKEQQILGCLILEIFLSNKFRATWNVEKVSFVKRLATCLNILKMSADSLPKCVRNAVALLLQVDIIPNSYDIDNIEVTDMPFRYPTITHMGLPPPSAHQFLQPILSGSLFPFSKYYKYLFNIVEMLQEYNNLVRELNFIMKSEEDTDFICKTKTKFLCKISECKVKAIARELEHVLFHTGVAREAYLELIMPHIQQVMEEPYSAVLAAWHLFDPIAKALGPRDTAQTFLLSIMKLYENGSFIDNFAHADILPSGLIAKLKTTRLYHRNFLLKLMVRLGLRRFLENFIAPLVEAVGGYRDYVQGSSTYIHKTGNLKSCDLSGICNDGEGILSPLDEDFSADSEHNITLSPVPITSDYARDINSADNEVEEVFTMETEESSWISLHSGATYDIDLNVDLSLNLNDDVNEEGSKISPLKSVKSPTIPIPKISNSSSKSLTEFSNIGCHVGSKTSNDEFTYGGFGHPTNTSEETYTIGVEEQNSAILKMDDNKSSTVEHENIQLDHTYQKSTSNECTTSEMSAESIIWLSHRLGPVLTARYLSRNLLRMLTLCYTGKENLTITDDTSLFIEGIPWNKKVLLGDHNANKVLECLAAIAGLYGEQIIVLQYFAHMVELLALCKRKLTQNLEGGLISCLTLLNHITPYLSDAVLMDILHEPIVKAILYPTVRILSSTRFTFPNGIIARSIMTEKCLETLFMFSLRLGSVITRNHLAVPIQRFFLAFDKSFNQDVTENVKDEIHQKTISEHFISVKTLNEDNRDILGPQTNFNQDVADSYSPPVVENIDASDSQKNKALEELKAVFTAEFAHKTYMLFYKCIDSEVMEQILKNHEHIRNLCHKYEQETKTTFNTDDNKYNTSYSNYNVTGNTEIKNKDAVNFENISIVGNRFAVQTNDVGDYVTSENIISNREANCSLSNGRQLRGNWLAYWEHEIGRSEKDTAFNIKQIKLQTFSGHTNSIRCLYVLDNENSFMSGGRDKTVKLWSLRSQGDGNTVTSCQYTYTGHKKSILALTFLESLRYVVTCDGTIHCWDPFMGSLLGCPESSRPVPVNTLAASPPPCTTLLVGTTDITLRVIDCRTFQYVNEMKVSVNPTGLIRCIAVAPSGYWVALGQASGFLTILDIRTGLIIASWKGHECEILQLEAINETTLISSSLDETIAVWSALDGKLKFHMKGSTEPVHCMTTYEQELIIGTTANRIGVYTSIETTASFSSSKLKSDTFKGLLTTMAVLPLNRLLLLGADNGGITLIC is encoded by the exons ATGGATGTAATGACAAAAGAGTTGCTTGTACccacaaaatatataaaagtaatagATGGTAGAATTTGTTTAACCATCCATAAAAATTGGCTAACCAGTTTAGTTAATACAGGTCCAATCTCTTTTATTAATCACGAACGATTAAGTGAAGATGAAATTGCAGCTTATCCTACACTTGAAGATCTGGGTCCAGATTGGATAAGAATATATGTTAGA ATTTATGAAAAACAGCATAAATATGCTGTTCCACTCCCAAGAGGAAGGAATATAAATGGAAATACTCATTCAGATCTAACATATTCACAATTAATGCACTATGTTGCAGAAACTAATTATCGAAATTTGTGGAAAGAATGTTATAAAAAGTATTACA GTCCATGGAATTGCATAGAACATAAAGAACAATACAATATAACTGCTAATGTAAGTGATATATGGATTATGCAAGAAGTATTGCAAAAAATGTATGGTTGTACTTTAGTACAAATACAAAATGGATCAGTGGTATCTGTGTTGTCGGGTACACCAACCGAAATACATTGCAATCTTCTTCCAATATTGTTTGCTATTGAAACTACATCTGCCTTCCTAACATTACATGAGCAAACTGCAGAATATTCTCTCCGTGA GTGTGTAATGTACAGTCCTGCTGCTTTAAGTATGAGTCACGGAAAACCATTGTTTTTAATATATCAACTATTACAATTATCTAGAGATTTACATGATCGGGGTTTAGTATTAGGTGAAATTACCCTTAGTGATATATTACTTATGGATAATTTTACTATTCAG GTGTTACCAAAAGTAAatgacaatatatatataaaacctgAAAATGAACATTTCAAAGTTTCTACTAGTCAGgaaattaaagtaaaaaattttaatGGCTGTAAAAAGAATTTAGATACAATTTCATCAAATTCTATAGCGcaagaaaattttaaatttggaataaatgcaaatattgaaaaattgtgTGAAATGTGGGTGTATAATTGTATTAGTAATTACGATTATTTAACTGCATTGAATAATTTGGCTGGTAGAAGATACGGTGACCCAAGTTGTCATCATGTAATGCCTTGGGTCACAGATTTTACATCAAGATGTGGTGGTAATTGGAGAGATTTGACAAAATCTAAATTTCGATTGAACAAAGGTGACAGACAATTAGATTTAACATTTGATTCACAATCAACTGAA GTGGGGCATCATGTATCAGATGTATTATCAGAAATCACATACTACGTTTATCTTTCTCGTCGCTATAATAAATCTGTCCTTTGTAAATATGTACGATCACAATGGGTGCCAGGTGAATATCCTGCCTCGATACAAAGGTTACATGATTGGAGTCCAGATGAATGTATACCACAATTTTTTACTGATCCTAGAGTTTTTAAG tcCATTCATGAAGATTTGCCAGATTTAGAAATTCCTGGATGGGCAACATCTCCAGAAGATTTTATTGAAAGACATAGAGAAGCTTTAGAAAGTTTTCATGTTTCTGAAAGATTACATCACTGGATAGATCTAACTTTTGGTTATAA ATTGTCCGGTTCAGCAGCAGTAAAATCTAAAAACGTCTGTTTGCAACTTGTTGACAACCATACTACTTTAACTAACTCTGGAATTGTTCAACTTTTTACACAACCACATCCTCAGAAAATCATTCCTTCACCTTATTGGTGTAAGATTCCACCCCGACTACGCTCATCTTTCTCAGTCAATAAGTATA AAAGTGATCAATCTGGGAATAGAACTAGTGATGATGAAGGTCATAGTTCTGGATTTGAAGAAGAAGAATTACCAACATCAATTATAAATACATCGAGATCGTCTCCTTTGGTCTTAAGTCGATTATTAAGTCGTTCTCGAGGTTCTTTACTCACTACTGAAGACAATGCTAAACAAGATAAATCTACAAGTCAGACAATAATTCTTCCAAAAGATTATAACCCTGTTACAGCTATTTTGCATGTGGAAACTATGCATGCATTTATGAATAAAGTAAGCTCTCAAGTTTATAAACCACAATTTGAATTACATGAGTCATCCACAAATTACAAACAAATTGTGGCTAGTGGACGTATTAAGGAACAACAAATTCTCGGTTGTTTaattttggaaatatttttgtCTAATAAATTTCGAGCAACATGGAATGTTGAAAAAGTATCATTTGTAAAAAGACTTGCTACATGCTTAAACATCTTGAAAATGTCGGCTGATAGTCTACCTAAATGTGTAAGAAATGCTGTTGCTTTATTGCTTCAAGTTGATATTATACCAAATAGTTACGATATTGATAACATTGAA GTAACTGATATGCCTTTTCGTTACCCAACTATTACACACATGGGTCTACCTCCACCATCTGCACATCAGTTTTTACAACCAATACTTTCTGGAAGTTTATTTCCATTTTCCAAGTATTATAAATATCTGTTTAATATCGTAGAAATGTTAcaagaatataataatttagttcgtgaattaaattttataatgaaGTCTGAAGAAGATACAGATTTTATATGTAAGACAAAAACAAAATTCCTTTGTAAGATCAGTGAATGTAAAGTTAAAGCAATTGCAAGAGAATTAGAACATGTATTGTTCCATACTGGAGTTGCAAGGGAAGCATATTTAGAGCTAATAATGCCTCATATACAGCAAGTAATGGAAGAACCTTATAGTGCTGTTTTGGCTGCATGGCATTTATTTGATCCTATTGCTAA AGCATTAGGTCCTCGAGATACTGCACAAACATTCCTTTTATCCATTATGAAATTATATGAAAATGGTTCCTTTATAGATAATTTTGCTCATGCTGATATTCTCCCTTCAGGATTAATAGCAAAATTGAAAACTACGCGTTTATATCATAGAAATTTCTTGCTTAAGCTTATGGTAAGATTGGGTCTACGAcgatttttagaaaattttattgcACCTCTTGTGGAAGCAGTTGGAGGCTATAGAGATTATGTGCAAGGATCTTCAACATATATTCATAAAACTGGCAATCTCAA GAGTTGTGATTTAAGTGGGATATGTAATGATGGAGAAGGAATTTTATCTCCTTTAGATGAGGATTTTTCTGCAGATTCAGAACATAATATTACTTTATCACCTGTACCTATAACTAGTGACTATGCACGTGATATAAATTCGGCTGACAATGAGGTCGAGG AAGTATTTACAATGGAAACAGAAGAAAGTTCTTGGATATCTCTACATTCTGGTGCAACATATGATATTGATCTAAATGTTGATTTGAGTTTGAATCTAAATGATGATGTAAATGAAGAGGGAAGTAAAATTTCGCCACTGAAATCTGTTAAATCGCCAACAATTCCTATACCAAAAATATCTAATTCTTCGAGTAAATCTCTGACAGAGTTTAGTAATATTGGTTGTCATGTTGGAAGTAAGACTTCTAATGATGAATTTACTTATGGTGGATTTGGCCACCCTACTAATACTTCTGAGGAGACATATACTATAGGAGTTGAAGAACAAAattctgcaatattaaaaatggACGATAATAAATCTAGCACTGTAGAACATGAAAATATCCAATTGGATCACACTTATCAAAAATCTACATCAAATGAATGCACAACCTCTGAAATGAGTGCTGAATCTATTATCTGGTTGTCTCATCGACTTGGTCCTGTGCTTACTGCCCGATATTTATCACGAAATTTATTGAGAATGCTTACATTATGTTACACTGGGAAAGAGAACTTAACAATAACCGATGATACTTCCTTGTTTATTGAAGGTATTCCCTGGAATAAGAAAGTTTTACTTGGTGATCATAATGCTAATAAAGTTTTGGAATGCCTTGCAGCTATTGCAG gtTTATATGGAGAACAAattatagtattgcaatattttGCACACATGGTAGAACTTCTAGCGCTTTGTAAAAGAAAATTGACACAAAATTTAGAAGGGGGACTTATTTCATGTTTAACCCTTTTAAACCATATTACGCCATATCTTAGTGATGCAGTGCTGATGGATATACTTCAT GAACCAATCGTGAAAGCAATACTGTATCCTACAGTTCGTATATTATCATCTACAAGATTCACTTTTCCCAATGGTATAATCGCACGTTCGATAATGACAGAAAAATGTTTAGAAACTTTATTTATGTTTAGTTTACGATTGGGTAGTGTCATTACAAGAAATCATTTAGCTGTACCTATTCAACGTTTTTTTTTAGCATTTGATAAATCATTTAATCAAGATGTTACAGAAAATGTTAAGGATGAGATTCACCAAAAAACAATAAGTGAGCACTTTATAAG tGTAAAGACTTTAAATGAAGATAATAGAGATATTCTGGGACCTcaaacaaattttaatcaaGATGTTGCTGATTCTTATTCTCCCCCAGTTGTAGAAAATATAGATGCCTCTGATTCTCAAAAGAATAAG GCACTTGAGGAACTAAAAGCTGTATTTACAGCAGAATTTGCTCATAAAACATATATGCTCTTTTATAAATGTATTGATAGTGAAGTAATGGAACAAATACTTAAAAATCACGAACATATACGCAATTTATGTCATAAATATGAGCAAGAAACAAAAACGACTTTTAACACTG ATGATAACAAGTATAATACATCATACAGCAATTATAATGTAACAGGAAATacggaaataaaaaataaagatgcagttaattttgaaaatatatcaATTGTGGGAAATAGGTTTGCTGTGCAAACGAATGACGTTGGGGATTATGTTACTTCAGAAAACATAATATCTAATCGTGAAGCAAATTGTTCTTTATCAAATGGAAGACAGTTACGAGGAAATTGGTTAGCATATTGGGAACATGAAATTGGAAGATCAGAAAAAGATACAGcatttaatataaaacaaataaaactcCAAACTTTTAGCGGTCATACTAATAGTATTAGATGCCTATATGTGTTAGATAATGAGAATAGTTTTATGAGTGGAGGAAGAGATAAGACTGTAAAATTATGGAGTTTAAGAAGTCAG GGGGATGGAAACACTGTCACATCTTGTCAGTATACTTATACTGGACATAAAAAGTCGATCCTTGCCCTTACATTCCTAGAATCTTTACGATATGTAGTTACCTGTGATGGCACAATTCATTGTTGGGATCCTTTTATGGGTTCCCTTCTTGGATGTCCAGAAAGCTCACGTCCAGTTCCTGTAAATACACTAGCTGCAAGTCCTCCCCCATGTACAACTTTACTTGTGGGTACAACTGATATTACTCTGAGAGTTATTGATTGTAGAACATTTCAGTATGTAAATGAAATGAAA GTATCTGTAAATCCAACAGGTTTGATTCGATGTATTGCAGTAGCACCTAGTGGTTATTGGGTAGCATTGGGTCAAGCATCaggttttttaacaattttagaTATTCGTACTGGACTTATTATTGCATCTTGGAAAGGCCATGAATGTGAA ATATTACAATTAGAGGCAATTAATGAAACTACATTAATTAGTTCTTCACTAGATGAAACTATTGCTGTATGGAGTGCACTAGATGGGAAACTAAAATTTCATATGAA ggGCTCTACAGAACCAGTTCATTGCATGACTACGTATGAACAAGAATTAATTATAGGAACAACTGCAAATCGGATAGGAGTTTACACATCCATAGAAACAACAGCTTCATTTTCATCATCAAAATTAAAGTCTGATACTTTCAAAGGTCTCCTTACGACAATGGCGGTTCTCCCTCTTAATAGATTATTGCTATTAGGTGCAGATAATGGTGGAATAacattaatttgttaa